One Chordicoccus furentiruminis DNA window includes the following coding sequences:
- the rpsL gene encoding 30S ribosomal protein S12: MPTFNQLVRKGRETSVKKSKAPALQSSFNSLKNRAVDAKSPQKRGVCTAVKTATPKKPNSALRKIARVRLSNGIEVTSYIPGEGHNLQEHSVVMIRGGRVKDLPGTRYHIIRGTLDTAGVANRRKARSKYGAKKPKAGK, from the coding sequence ATGCCTACATTCAATCAGTTAGTCAGAAAAGGAAGAGAGACTTCTGTGAAAAAGTCCAAGGCGCCGGCTCTTCAGAGCTCGTTCAACTCGCTGAAGAACAGAGCCGTTGACGCCAAGTCTCCGCAGAAGCGCGGCGTCTGCACCGCCGTCAAGACCGCTACCCCGAAGAAGCCGAATTCCGCTCTTCGTAAGATCGCGAGAGTTCGTCTTTCCAACGGAATCGAAGTCACGTCCTACATCCCGGGCGAAGGCCACAACCTGCAGGAGCACAGCGTGGTCATGATCCGCGGCGGCCGTGTCAAGGACCTTCCGGGTACCCGTTATCACATCATCCGCGGCACGCTGGATACCGCCGGCGTGGCGAACCGCCGCAAGGCGCGTTCCAAGTACGGCGCGAAGAAACCGAAGGCGGGCAAGTAA
- the rpsG gene encoding 30S ribosomal protein S7, with protein sequence MPRKGHTQKREVLADPIYNSRLVTKLINQIMLDGKKGVAQKIVYGAFAQVEEKTGKPAVDAFEEAMNNIMPQLEVKARRIGGATYQVPVEVRPERRQALGLRWLTDFSRKRSEKRMEDRLANEIMDAINNTGASVKRKEEMHRMAEANKAFSHYRF encoded by the coding sequence GTGCCACGTAAAGGACATACTCAGAAGAGAGAAGTCTTAGCAGATCCGATTTACAACAGCAGACTGGTCACAAAGCTGATCAATCAGATTATGCTGGACGGCAAGAAGGGCGTTGCGCAGAAGATTGTCTACGGCGCATTCGCTCAGGTGGAAGAAAAGACGGGCAAGCCGGCGGTCGACGCGTTCGAGGAAGCGATGAACAACATCATGCCGCAGCTTGAAGTCAAGGCGAGACGAATCGGCGGCGCGACCTATCAGGTTCCGGTCGAGGTTCGTCCGGAGAGAAGACAGGCGCTCGGCCTTCGCTGGCTGACCGACTTCTCGCGCAAGAGGTCCGAGAAGAGAATGGAGGACCGTCTCGCCAACGAGATTATGGACGCCATCAACAACACGGGCGCGTCCGTGAAGAGAAAAGAAGAAATGCACAGAATGGCAGAAGCCAACAAGGCCTTCTCCCATTACAGATTCTGA
- the fusA gene encoding elongation factor G codes for MAASGREYPLERTRNIGIMAHIDAGKTTLTERILYYTGVNYKIGETHDGTATMDWMVEEQERGITITSAATTCHWTLEKETKPAPGALEHRINIIDTPGHVDFTVEVERSLRVLDGAVGVFAAKGGVEPQSENVWHQADKYNVPRMAFVNKMDVVGADFYGCVEQIKTRLGKNPVCIQLPIGKEDTFQGIVDLMEMKAYLYEDEKGTKIEVTDIPDDMKDQCEEWHTKMVEQLCDLDEDLMMQYLDGEEPSQEDLKKVLRKGCCEGTAIPVTCGTAYRNKGIQKMLDAVIEYMPSPLDIPPVEGTTPDGEPDHRDSSDEEPFSALAFKIMTDPFVGKLAYFRVYSGTLNSGSYVYNSSKQKKERVARILQMHANKRMELDKVYSGDIAAAIGLKFTGTGDTLCDEQHPIILESMEFPEPVIELAIEPKTKAGQEKLGVALSKLAEEDPTFKQHTDPETGQTIIAGMGELHLEIIVDRLLREFHVEANVGAPQVSYKETFGHEVQQEYKYAKQSGGHGQYGHCKCIFTPMDPNGENLYEFESTVVGGAIPKEYIPAIDDGIQEAMKSGTLGGYPVVGIHANVYDGSYHEVDSSEMAFHVAGSMCFKEAMAKADPILLEPIMKVEVTMPEEYMGDVIGDINSRRGRIESMEDIGGGKQVNGFVPLSEMFGYATDLRSRTQGRGNYSMFFERYEPVPKNVAAKILNSKEN; via the coding sequence ATGGCTGCTTCTGGAAGAGAGTATCCTCTTGAGAGGACCAGAAATATCGGTATCATGGCTCATATCGATGCCGGCAAGACGACACTGACCGAGCGGATTCTTTACTACACCGGCGTCAACTACAAGATCGGCGAGACTCATGACGGTACCGCTACCATGGACTGGATGGTCGAGGAGCAGGAGCGCGGCATCACGATCACGTCCGCTGCCACCACGTGCCACTGGACTCTGGAAAAAGAAACCAAGCCCGCGCCGGGCGCGCTGGAGCACCGCATCAACATCATCGATACGCCGGGGCATGTAGACTTCACGGTTGAGGTCGAGCGTTCGCTCCGTGTGCTGGATGGCGCGGTCGGTGTCTTCGCGGCCAAGGGCGGTGTCGAGCCGCAGTCGGAGAATGTCTGGCATCAGGCGGATAAGTACAATGTTCCGCGTATGGCTTTCGTCAACAAGATGGACGTCGTCGGCGCTGACTTCTACGGCTGCGTCGAACAGATCAAGACCCGTCTGGGCAAGAACCCGGTCTGCATTCAGCTCCCGATCGGCAAGGAAGACACCTTCCAGGGTATTGTCGACCTGATGGAGATGAAGGCGTACCTCTATGAGGACGAGAAGGGTACGAAGATCGAGGTCACGGATATCCCGGACGACATGAAGGATCAGTGCGAGGAGTGGCACACCAAGATGGTGGAGCAGCTCTGCGACCTCGATGAGGACCTGATGATGCAGTACCTGGACGGCGAGGAGCCGTCTCAGGAGGACCTGAAGAAGGTGCTCCGCAAGGGCTGCTGCGAAGGTACGGCCATCCCGGTGACCTGCGGCACGGCTTACCGCAACAAGGGCATCCAGAAGATGCTCGACGCGGTAATCGAGTATATGCCGAGCCCGCTGGATATCCCGCCGGTCGAAGGCACGACGCCGGACGGCGAGCCGGATCACCGCGATTCCTCCGATGAGGAACCGTTCTCGGCGCTGGCGTTCAAGATCATGACGGATCCGTTCGTCGGCAAGCTGGCGTACTTCAGGGTTTACTCCGGTACGCTCAACTCCGGTTCCTACGTCTACAATTCCTCGAAGCAGAAGAAGGAGCGTGTCGCGCGTATCCTTCAGATGCACGCCAACAAGCGGATGGAGCTGGACAAGGTGTATTCCGGCGACATTGCGGCGGCTATCGGCCTCAAGTTCACCGGAACGGGCGATACGCTCTGCGACGAGCAGCACCCGATCATTCTGGAGTCCATGGAGTTCCCGGAGCCGGTCATCGAGCTGGCGATCGAGCCGAAGACCAAGGCCGGCCAGGAGAAGCTGGGCGTCGCGCTGAGCAAACTGGCCGAGGAGGATCCGACCTTCAAGCAGCATACGGATCCTGAGACCGGACAGACCATCATCGCCGGCATGGGCGAGCTGCATCTGGAAATCATCGTCGACCGTCTGCTCCGCGAGTTCCATGTGGAGGCGAACGTCGGCGCGCCGCAGGTTTCCTACAAGGAGACATTCGGCCACGAGGTGCAGCAGGAGTACAAGTACGCGAAGCAGTCCGGCGGCCACGGCCAGTACGGTCACTGCAAGTGCATCTTCACTCCGATGGATCCGAATGGCGAGAATCTTTACGAGTTCGAGAGCACGGTCGTCGGCGGCGCGATCCCGAAGGAATACATCCCTGCGATCGACGACGGTATTCAGGAAGCGATGAAGTCCGGTACGCTGGGCGGCTATCCGGTTGTCGGCATCCACGCGAACGTATACGACGGTTCGTATCACGAGGTCGACTCCTCCGAGATGGCGTTCCATGTCGCGGGATCGATGTGCTTCAAGGAAGCGATGGCCAAGGCGGATCCGATCCTTCTCGAGCCGATCATGAAGGTTGAGGTCACGATGCCCGAGGAATACATGGGCGATGTCATCGGCGACATCAACTCCCGCCGCGGACGCATCGAGAGCATGGAGGATATCGGCGGAGGCAAGCAGGTCAATGGCTTCGTCCCGCTTTCCGAGATGTTCGGCTACGCGACGGATCTTCGTTCCCGCACGCAGGGCCGCGGCAACTATTCGATGTTCTTCGAGCGCTATGAGCCGGTCCCGAAGAATGTGGCCGCGAAGATTCTCAACAGCAAAGAGAACTGA
- the tuf gene encoding elongation factor Tu gives MGKQHFERTKPHVNIGTIGHVDHGKTTLTAAITEVLARRVPCPGNQFVEFGNIDKAPEERERGITINTAHVEYETEKRHYAHVDCPGHADYVKNMITGAAQMDGAILVVAATDGVMAQTKEHVLLARQVGVPRMVVFLNKCDMVDDDELLELVEMEVTELLTEYDFEEDTPIIRGSALQALNDPDGKWGDAIMKLMDAVDTWIPEPVRDNDKPFLMPVEDVFTISGRGTVATGRVERGTLKLNDPVEILGVKDAKSTSVATGIEMFHKILDFAEAGDNIGILLRGIDRTGIVRGQVVAKPGTVTCHHKFTAQVYVLTKDEGGRHTPFFNNYRPQFYFRTTDVTGVISLPEGTEMCMPGDNVEMTIELIHPIAMEQGLTFAIREGGRTVGSGRVATIIE, from the coding sequence ATGGGAAAGCAGCATTTTGAGAGAACCAAGCCGCATGTCAACATCGGTACGATCGGCCACGTCGATCACGGCAAGACAACCCTGACCGCAGCCATCACAGAAGTTCTCGCAAGGAGAGTTCCGTGCCCGGGTAACCAGTTCGTCGAATTCGGTAATATCGATAAGGCTCCGGAAGAGAGAGAGCGTGGTATTACGATCAATACAGCACACGTTGAGTATGAGACCGAGAAGAGACATTACGCACATGTCGACTGCCCGGGGCATGCTGACTACGTCAAGAACATGATCACCGGCGCAGCTCAGATGGACGGCGCGATCCTCGTCGTCGCGGCTACCGACGGTGTTATGGCCCAGACAAAGGAGCACGTCCTTCTGGCCCGTCAGGTCGGTGTGCCGAGAATGGTCGTCTTCCTTAACAAGTGCGATATGGTCGACGATGACGAGCTCCTTGAGCTGGTCGAGATGGAAGTCACCGAGCTTCTGACCGAGTATGATTTCGAGGAGGATACCCCGATCATCCGCGGCTCTGCTCTTCAGGCTCTGAACGATCCGGACGGCAAGTGGGGCGATGCCATCATGAAGCTGATGGACGCTGTCGATACCTGGATCCCTGAACCGGTCCGTGACAACGACAAGCCGTTCCTGATGCCGGTTGAGGACGTCTTCACGATCTCCGGCCGTGGTACGGTTGCGACCGGCCGTGTCGAGCGTGGTACGCTGAAGCTGAACGATCCGGTTGAGATCCTCGGCGTCAAGGATGCGAAGTCCACTTCCGTTGCGACTGGCATCGAGATGTTCCACAAGATCCTTGACTTCGCTGAGGCGGGCGACAACATCGGTATCCTTCTTCGTGGTATCGACCGTACGGGCATTGTCCGTGGCCAGGTCGTCGCAAAGCCGGGTACGGTTACCTGCCATCACAAGTTCACCGCTCAGGTGTACGTTCTGACGAAGGATGAAGGCGGCCGTCATACCCCGTTCTTCAACAACTATCGTCCGCAGTTCTACTTCAGAACAACGGATGTCACGGGTGTGATCTCTCTTCCGGAAGGAACCGAGATGTGCATGCCGGGCGATAACGTCGAGATGACGATCGAACTGATTCACCCGATCGCGATGGAGCAGGGCCTTACTTTCGCGATCCGTGAAGGCGGCCGTACGGTTGGTTCGGGCCGTGTCGCGACGATCATCGAGTAA
- the modA gene encoding molybdate ABC transporter substrate-binding protein, with the protein MMKKMVALCAVCTMAAGFLAVPAAAASSTSESRAASGAESVAERPAYSGEKLSSASITLFAAKSLNQVMEELIVKYNAFQPDVKVVGSYDSSGTLMTQIEEGAPCDVFFSAAQKQMDELSDKGMIEKNTRADVVNNQVCVVTYPGSGTKVTGLENLGDASSLAIADGSVPVGKYTREALVNLGILRKAEDASRITTAEISEALGGVTINECANVGAVTAAVSEGSDEVGTVYVSDLHGLGDKLEILEKVPYDLTGDVIYPAAQVKNPEADDAEKTAAQDFVQFLCSAEAQTIFDSYGFDTNL; encoded by the coding sequence ATGATGAAAAAAATGGTGGCATTATGCGCGGTATGCACGATGGCGGCAGGATTTCTCGCGGTTCCTGCCGCGGCCGCTTCCAGTACGTCGGAGAGTCGTGCGGCAAGCGGCGCGGAGAGCGTTGCCGAGCGGCCTGCCTACAGCGGGGAGAAGCTGTCCTCCGCCAGTATCACGCTGTTCGCGGCCAAGTCGCTGAATCAGGTGATGGAAGAGCTGATCGTAAAGTATAATGCGTTCCAGCCGGATGTGAAGGTAGTTGGAAGCTATGACAGCTCCGGCACGCTGATGACGCAGATCGAGGAAGGCGCGCCCTGCGACGTGTTCTTTTCGGCGGCGCAGAAACAGATGGACGAGCTGTCTGACAAAGGCATGATCGAGAAGAATACAAGAGCTGACGTTGTGAATAACCAGGTATGTGTCGTGACGTATCCTGGCAGCGGTACGAAGGTCACCGGGCTTGAAAATCTGGGAGATGCTTCGTCTCTCGCGATCGCGGACGGATCGGTTCCGGTCGGGAAATACACGCGGGAGGCGCTGGTGAATCTCGGCATTCTCAGGAAAGCGGAGGATGCCTCCAGGATCACGACGGCGGAGATTTCGGAAGCCCTTGGCGGTGTGACAATCAATGAGTGCGCAAATGTCGGCGCCGTGACGGCCGCGGTCTCCGAAGGCTCCGATGAGGTCGGAACGGTGTATGTCTCGGATCTTCACGGGCTCGGGGATAAGCTTGAGATTCTGGAGAAAGTGCCGTATGATCTAACAGGTGACGTCATCTATCCGGCGGCCCAGGTGAAAAACCCGGAGGCGGACGACGCGGAGAAGACGGCTGCGCAGGATTTCGTGCAATTCCTCTGCTCTGCGGAGGCACAGACAATCTTTGATTCGTACGGCTTTGATACGAATCTCTGA
- the modB gene encoding molybdate ABC transporter permease subunit, which translates to MQTFLKFLAETDWSPLLISLKTGVVATVAAFFLGIFAAAKVVKASPGVRAVADGLLTLPLVLPPTVAGFILLLIFSLRRPVGAKLMHTFGIRVVQTWLGCVLAATVIAFPLMYRNARAAFEQVDSSLIYAARTLGMSETTIFWRVVMPAASPGVLSGTILTFARALGEYGATSMLAGNIPGRTGTISQKIAMVIQDGDYATAGFWVAVILVIAFVIVVLMNLATMSGKRHGRPAGRAGR; encoded by the coding sequence ATGCAGACGTTCCTGAAGTTTCTCGCGGAGACGGACTGGAGTCCGCTTCTGATCTCGCTGAAGACAGGAGTCGTCGCCACGGTGGCCGCCTTCTTTCTGGGGATCTTCGCGGCGGCGAAGGTGGTGAAGGCTTCGCCCGGCGTTCGGGCCGTGGCAGACGGACTTCTGACGCTGCCGCTGGTGCTGCCGCCGACGGTGGCCGGGTTCATCCTGCTGCTGATTTTTTCGCTCCGGAGGCCAGTGGGCGCCAAGCTGATGCATACGTTCGGCATCCGGGTGGTCCAGACATGGCTGGGATGCGTCCTCGCGGCGACGGTGATCGCGTTTCCGCTGATGTACCGGAACGCGCGGGCTGCGTTTGAGCAGGTGGACAGCAGCCTGATCTACGCCGCCCGGACGCTGGGGATGTCGGAGACAACGATCTTCTGGCGCGTCGTGATGCCGGCGGCCTCTCCGGGCGTGCTGTCGGGAACGATCTTAACCTTCGCGAGAGCACTGGGTGAGTACGGCGCGACCTCCATGCTGGCCGGGAACATTCCGGGACGGACGGGAACCATCTCTCAGAAGATCGCGATGGTGATACAGGACGGCGATTACGCGACGGCGGGATTCTGGGTCGCGGTGATTCTGGTGATCGCCTTCGTGATCGTGGTGCTGATGAATCTGGCGACGATGAGCGGAAAACGGCATGGGAGGCCGGCCGGAAGAGCGGGCCGCTGA
- a CDS encoding sulfate/molybdate ABC transporter ATP-binding protein: MEVRIRKQLAQFALDVSFQTGEGVFALLGASGSGKSMTLKCIAGIERPDEGRIELGGRVLFDSERGICLPPQKRRVGYMFQDYALFPNMTVRQNVMAGMPMRKKDGFSGPDGKSADGRGRRSRLLSGVRRRERYVDEDRLESILRQFHIDELQEEYPARLSGGQKQRVAMARLVAQDPDVILLDEPFSALDTHLRWQLEQEMRNVLRDMHRPAVFVSHDRDEVFHLCDTVCCLHRGHVEVIEPVRDFFTNPETKEAAILSGCKNVADAVRIDRHRLYIPSYGITITLSRDIPEDVTAVGIRAHSFSAVDKDGGTPLPVLSAVPREDPFEWTVFFRCAEGADMMQWKISKGEMPSVRIPERLALPENAVMLLRS; encoded by the coding sequence ATGGAGGTCAGAATCAGGAAACAGCTGGCGCAGTTTGCACTGGATGTCTCATTTCAAACCGGGGAGGGCGTGTTCGCCCTCCTCGGCGCGTCCGGCAGTGGAAAATCCATGACGCTCAAGTGCATCGCCGGCATCGAGCGCCCCGACGAGGGAAGAATCGAGCTCGGCGGGCGAGTGCTCTTTGATTCGGAGCGGGGAATCTGCCTCCCGCCCCAGAAACGGCGCGTGGGGTATATGTTCCAGGATTACGCGCTGTTTCCCAACATGACCGTCCGCCAGAACGTGATGGCGGGCATGCCGATGCGGAAGAAAGACGGATTCTCCGGTCCGGACGGAAAGAGCGCGGACGGCAGAGGGAGGCGGAGCCGTCTGCTCTCCGGGGTCCGCCGCAGGGAGAGATACGTGGATGAGGACCGGCTTGAGTCGATCCTCCGGCAGTTCCATATTGACGAGCTTCAGGAGGAGTACCCCGCGCGTCTCTCGGGCGGACAGAAACAGCGGGTGGCGATGGCACGTCTGGTGGCGCAGGACCCGGATGTGATCCTGCTGGACGAACCGTTTTCGGCCCTCGACACCCATCTCCGCTGGCAGCTGGAGCAGGAGATGAGAAACGTTCTTCGGGACATGCACCGGCCGGCCGTTTTCGTCTCCCACGACCGGGACGAGGTCTTCCATCTCTGCGACACGGTCTGCTGCCTGCACCGGGGACATGTGGAGGTGATCGAGCCTGTGCGGGACTTCTTCACGAACCCGGAGACAAAGGAGGCCGCGATTCTGTCCGGATGCAAGAATGTGGCGGACGCCGTCCGGATCGACAGACACCGTCTCTACATTCCTTCCTACGGGATCACGATCACACTCAGTCGGGACATTCCGGAGGACGTGACGGCGGTGGGCATTCGCGCGCACAGCTTTTCCGCCGTGGATAAGGACGGCGGGACGCCGCTGCCGGTGCTCTCCGCAGTTCCCCGGGAGGATCCGTTCGAGTGGACCGTGTTTTTCCGGTGCGCGGAGGGCGCGGACATGATGCAGTGGAAGATATCGAAGGGAGAGATGCCGTCCGTGCGGATTCCGGAGCGGCTCGCGCTGCCGGAGAACGCGGTGATGCTGCTCCGCAGCTGA
- a CDS encoding molybdopterin-binding protein, which translates to MKLVRTEDAVGQVLCHDMTQIIRGVTKDAVFRKGHVITKEDIPVLLSIGKEHIYVWEKDDSMLHENEGAEILRRLCQNEHMRATEPKEGKISLLAECPGVLKVDHERLVAVNSVGEVMIATKRGDTLVRKEQVFAGMRVIPLVISKEKMKRVEEAAGPGPLLSLLPLKPKRCAILATGSEIFKGRIQDTFTPVVADKLTELGAEVADHRILDDNAAVTTRTILEEADRGAELICVTGGMSVDPDDRTPLAIRETGAEVISYGAPVLPGAMFMLAYLHRTDADGTKRRIPVAGLPGCVMYAKRTIFDLVLPRLLADDPVKAEELARLGEGGLL; encoded by the coding sequence ATGAAGCTGGTCAGAACCGAGGACGCGGTGGGGCAGGTGCTCTGCCACGACATGACGCAGATTATCCGCGGCGTCACGAAGGACGCCGTGTTCCGCAAAGGTCATGTGATCACGAAGGAAGATATTCCGGTGCTTCTCAGCATCGGGAAGGAGCACATCTACGTCTGGGAAAAGGACGATTCGATGCTCCATGAGAACGAGGGCGCCGAGATCCTGCGCCGCCTCTGCCAGAATGAGCATATGCGGGCTACGGAGCCGAAGGAGGGCAAGATCAGTCTGCTGGCCGAGTGCCCGGGCGTGCTCAAAGTCGATCACGAGCGGCTCGTCGCGGTCAATTCAGTGGGCGAGGTGATGATCGCGACGAAGCGGGGCGATACGCTTGTCCGGAAGGAGCAGGTTTTCGCCGGCATGCGGGTGATCCCGCTGGTCATCAGCAAGGAGAAGATGAAACGGGTCGAGGAGGCAGCCGGACCCGGTCCGCTTCTCTCTCTGCTGCCGCTGAAGCCGAAGAGGTGCGCGATTCTCGCGACAGGCAGCGAGATCTTCAAGGGACGGATTCAGGACACCTTCACGCCTGTGGTGGCGGACAAGCTGACGGAGCTCGGGGCGGAAGTGGCCGATCACCGGATTCTGGACGACAACGCGGCCGTGACGACCCGGACCATTCTGGAGGAGGCTGACCGGGGCGCGGAGCTGATCTGCGTGACCGGCGGGATGAGCGTGGATCCGGACGACCGGACGCCGCTCGCGATCCGGGAGACCGGAGCTGAAGTGATCAGCTACGGCGCGCCGGTGCTTCCGGGCGCGATGTTTATGCTTGCGTATCTTCACAGAACGGACGCGGACGGAACCAAGCGCCGGATTCCGGTGGCAGGACTGCCGGGCTGCGTGATGTACGCGAAGCGGACGATTTTCGACCTGGTGCTGCCGCGTCTTCTGGCGGACGATCCGGTGAAGGCGGAGGAACTGGCGCGTCTGGGCGAGGGCGGGTTGCTGTAA
- a CDS encoding redox-sensing transcriptional repressor Rex, with protein MKRNAQEAKNTYLTKQALQRMPYYLQYLKGAKAEGKSHVSAAAIAEELELSDVLVRKDIAAVSSKQGRPKAGFEVDTLIEDIELYMGYHHTKEAVLVGAGSLGRALLGNREFGAYGFQIVAAFDVRRSVIRKTISGVEVLSLAKLRDYCLRRNIQIGIITVPAEAAQDVADRMVDGGIRAIWNFALVKLKVPEGVLVQNEDLASSLAMLSQHLRLGNEMDSSSGWME; from the coding sequence ATGAAACGAAACGCGCAGGAAGCGAAAAACACCTATCTGACAAAGCAGGCACTGCAGCGCATGCCTTATTATCTGCAGTATCTGAAGGGCGCGAAGGCGGAAGGGAAGAGCCACGTATCGGCTGCCGCCATCGCGGAGGAGCTGGAGCTGAGCGACGTGCTGGTGCGGAAAGACATCGCGGCGGTCAGCTCGAAGCAGGGCCGACCGAAGGCCGGTTTCGAGGTGGATACGCTGATCGAGGATATCGAGCTCTACATGGGTTATCATCACACCAAGGAAGCGGTCCTCGTGGGCGCGGGCTCGCTCGGGCGGGCGCTGCTCGGAAACCGGGAATTCGGGGCTTACGGCTTTCAGATTGTCGCCGCCTTTGACGTGCGCCGCAGCGTGATCCGCAAGACGATCAGCGGCGTCGAGGTCCTGTCACTGGCGAAGCTGAGGGACTACTGTCTCCGGAGAAATATTCAGATCGGCATCATCACGGTGCCGGCGGAGGCCGCGCAGGACGTGGCCGACCGGATGGTCGACGGCGGCATCCGGGCAATCTGGAATTTCGCGCTGGTGAAGCTCAAGGTGCCGGAGGGCGTGCTCGTCCAGAATGAGGATCTTGCCTCGTCGCTGGCGATGCTGTCTCAGCACCTGCGGCTTGGAAACGAGATGGACAGCTCGTCCGGATGGATGGAATGA
- the fumC gene encoding class II fumarate hydratase: MEYRIEHDSMGEVRVPADRLWGAQTERSHENFLIGVGIETMPREITHAFGILKKAAAQANHELKPEKMTDEKLEAVTTACDEVISGRLNDNFPLVVWQTGSGTQSNMNTNEVIANRANAIAGKRLCHPNDDINMSQSSNDTFPTALHISAVVALEDSLIPSAERLIAAFRDLEAANPTIVKSGRTHLQDAVPIKFCQEISGWRSSLEKDVELVRLALEPLKTLALGGTAVGTGLNAPKGFDVLVAEKVSALTGKTFRTAENKFHALTSKDEVVFAHGAVKAMAADMMKIANDVRWLASGPRDGLGEITIPANEPGSSIMPGKVNPTQCEQVTMVAVQVIGNDTAIGMAASQGNFELNVFMPVIAYNFLQSVRLLSESMESFRKNCVVGIRANEEKMHHNLYNSLMLVTALNPYIGYEKAAKTAHLAFEENISLKDACVKLGFLTPERFDEVFHPEDMAN, translated from the coding sequence ATGGAATATCGGATTGAGCATGATTCAATGGGTGAAGTCAGGGTGCCCGCGGACCGACTCTGGGGCGCGCAGACCGAGCGCAGTCATGAGAATTTCCTGATCGGTGTCGGGATTGAGACCATGCCGCGCGAGATCACGCATGCCTTCGGCATTCTGAAAAAGGCGGCGGCGCAGGCGAACCATGAGCTGAAGCCGGAGAAGATGACGGACGAAAAGCTGGAGGCCGTCACGACGGCCTGCGACGAGGTGATCTCCGGCCGGCTGAACGACAATTTCCCACTGGTTGTCTGGCAGACCGGATCCGGCACGCAGTCGAACATGAACACCAATGAGGTGATCGCGAACCGGGCCAACGCCATCGCGGGCAAGCGGCTGTGCCATCCGAACGACGATATCAATATGAGTCAGTCCTCGAACGACACGTTCCCGACGGCGTTGCATATCTCCGCTGTGGTCGCGCTGGAGGACAGCCTGATTCCCTCCGCGGAGCGGCTGATCGCTGCGTTCAGGGATCTCGAGGCGGCCAATCCGACGATCGTGAAATCCGGGCGCACTCATCTTCAGGACGCGGTCCCGATCAAATTCTGCCAGGAAATTTCCGGCTGGCGGAGTTCCCTTGAGAAGGACGTGGAGCTGGTCCGTCTCGCGCTGGAGCCGCTGAAGACGCTGGCGCTGGGCGGCACGGCGGTTGGCACCGGCCTCAACGCGCCGAAGGGCTTCGATGTGCTGGTGGCGGAGAAGGTCTCGGCGCTCACCGGCAAGACCTTCCGCACGGCGGAGAACAAGTTCCACGCGCTGACCTCGAAGGACGAGGTCGTCTTCGCTCACGGCGCGGTGAAGGCGATGGCCGCCGATATGATGAAGATCGCGAACGACGTCCGCTGGCTGGCCTCCGGTCCCCGCGACGGTCTCGGAGAGATCACGATTCCGGCCAACGAACCGGGTTCCTCCATCATGCCGGGCAAGGTCAATCCGACCCAGTGCGAGCAGGTGACAATGGTTGCGGTGCAGGTCATCGGTAACGATACGGCGATCGGCATGGCCGCGTCCCAGGGCAATTTCGAGCTCAATGTGTTCATGCCGGTGATCGCCTACAATTTCCTGCAGTCCGTGCGGCTTCTGTCCGAGTCGATGGAATCCTTCCGCAAGAACTGCGTTGTGGGAATCCGCGCCAATGAGGAGAAGATGCATCACAATCTTTACAATTCTCTGATGCTGGTGACGGCGCTGAACCCCTACATCGGCTATGAGAAGGCGGCGAAGACGGCGCATCTTGCCTTCGAGGAGAACATTTCACTGAAGGACGCCTGCGTGAAGCTCGGCTTCCTGACGCCGGAGCGGTTCGACGAGGTCTTCCATCCGGAGGATATGGCAAACTGA